Proteins from a single region of Styela clava chromosome 1, kaStyClav1.hap1.2, whole genome shotgun sequence:
- the LOC120345067 gene encoding uncharacterized protein LOC120345067 isoform X2, translating to MQKSIASDGIGKAEIGPEGGSIHFKDCFVTIPPGALNHPVLFELNLQTDSTQFCPEDFVGITSVLCSKFRCIFSLDEETTKKEVFPEMNRAEYSPTPLWFDRLTVKCGNKISIKISAESYETTQNYTFTPINKNGFTISEDLWKGNRKVIEFQVSPLPQPQEFLDVHFELNQNGKTERSAYNMLWPELDFIDEID from the exons ATGCAAAAGTCCATTGCATCTGATG GAATTGGAAAAGCTGAGATCGGCCCCGAAGGAGGTTCCATTCATTTCAAGGATTGCTTTGTTACAATTCCACCCGGAGCTTTGAACCATCCTGTGCTCTTTGAACTGAATCTTCAAACAGATTCGACACAATTTTGCCCGGAAGATTTTGTCGGAATAACTTCAGTATTGTGTA gTAAATTTAGATGTATATTCTCACTTGATGAGGAGACAACGAAGAAAGAAGTTTTTCCAGAAATGAACAGAGCAGAATACAGCCCAACTCCTCTTTGGTTCGATCGCTTAACAGTGAAATGTGGAAACAAAATTTCTATTAAAATCAG TGCAGAGTCATATGAAACAACACAAAACTACACTTTCACTCCGATAAATAAGAATGGATTTACAATAAGTGAAGATCTTTGGAAGGGAAATAGAAAAGTCATTGAATTTCag GTATCTCCTCTTCCGCAACCGCAGGAATTTCTTGATGTTCACTTTGAATTGAATCAAAATGGGAAGACTGAGCGTTCGGCTTATAACATGTTATGGCCTGAACTAG ATTTCATTGATGAGATCGACTGA
- the LOC120345067 gene encoding uncharacterized protein LOC120345067 isoform X1, translating to MQKSIASDGIGKAEIGPEGGSIHFKDCFVTIPPGALNHPVLFELNLQTDSTQFCPEDFVGITSVLCSSTPIRSNLPMKIRLRTWCRTEQENIIAYVACMEDEDSDIKILEQKQLKTSRQFMKLETQHFSKLFVYMKTLFIEKVVFQVLPELYFNKKGKFRCIFSLDEETTKKEVFPEMNRAEYSPTPLWFDRLTVKCGNKISIKISAESYETTQNYTFTPINKNGFTISEDLWKGNRKVIEFQVSPLPQPQEFLDVHFELNQNGKTERSAYNMLWPELDFIDEID from the exons ATGCAAAAGTCCATTGCATCTGATG GAATTGGAAAAGCTGAGATCGGCCCCGAAGGAGGTTCCATTCATTTCAAGGATTGCTTTGTTACAATTCCACCCGGAGCTTTGAACCATCCTGTGCTCTTTGAACTGAATCTTCAAACAGATTCGACACAATTTTGCCCGGAAGATTTTGTCGGAATAACTTCAGTATTGTGTAGTAG tACACCCATACGATCCAATCTTCCTATGAAAATTAGACTAAGAACTTGGTGTCGTACAGAACAAGAAAATATTATCGCGTACGTCGCTTGCATGGAAGATGAGGACTCAGACATAAAAATactcgaacaaaaacaactaaaaacatctagacaatttatgaaattagaaactcagcatttttcaaaattattcgtTTACATGAAAACACTTTTCATTGAAAAGGTTGTGTTCCAAGTCCTGCCAGAACTCTACTTCAACAAAAAAG gTAAATTTAGATGTATATTCTCACTTGATGAGGAGACAACGAAGAAAGAAGTTTTTCCAGAAATGAACAGAGCAGAATACAGCCCAACTCCTCTTTGGTTCGATCGCTTAACAGTGAAATGTGGAAACAAAATTTCTATTAAAATCAG TGCAGAGTCATATGAAACAACACAAAACTACACTTTCACTCCGATAAATAAGAATGGATTTACAATAAGTGAAGATCTTTGGAAGGGAAATAGAAAAGTCATTGAATTTCag GTATCTCCTCTTCCGCAACCGCAGGAATTTCTTGATGTTCACTTTGAATTGAATCAAAATGGGAAGACTGAGCGTTCGGCTTATAACATGTTATGGCCTGAACTAG ATTTCATTGATGAGATCGACTGA
- the LOC144425051 gene encoding zinc finger BED domain-containing protein 5-like — protein MGKKPVDVNDDESPVSQKKYKPSQPQSMNFIKSKPLQSRLFEKLCEEMGSNHKTLLMHTEIRWLSRGKVLTRLGELREEVAVFLEGKCGNYECFETFQTFIIENEVEVYDSIISEISEHLKKLEESFELYFHEEMNALNQKRWVVNPFQPAMMTGISIKADEELIDLSEDSSSEMNFSSRKLVQFWVSLQTLYPLISTEALKALMPFSSSYKCESGFSAMIGIKSKFRNKLQLSNSLRLKLSEIEMNVKSIMENSKKQAHLFH, from the exons ATGGGTAAAAAGCCAGTTGATGTCAATGACGATGAATCGCCAGTTAGTCAAAAGAAATACAAGCCAAGTCAACCACAATCAA TGAATTTCATCAAGTCAAAGCCTTTGCAATCACGTTTATTTGAGAAATTGTGTGAAGAGATGGGAAGCAATCATAAAACCCTTCTTATGCATACTGAAATACGATGGCTCTCGAGGGGCAAAGTACTAACGAGACTTGGGGAACTTCGAGAAGAAGTTGCTGTGTTTTTGGAAGGTAAATGTG GAAATTATGAATGTTTTGAAACATTTCAAACCTTTATAATAGAGAATGAAGTCGAAGTTTATGATAGTATAATCAGCGAGATATCCGAACACttgaaaaaattagaagaaaGTTTTGAGTTATATTTCCACGAAGAAATGAATGCTTTGAATCAAAAAAGATGGGTTGTAAACCCTTTTCAGCCTGCCATGATGACTGGAATATCAATAAAAGCTGATGAAGAACTTATCGATTTATCTGAAGACTCTTCCTCGGAAATGAATTTCAGCAGTAGAAAATTGGTACAGTTTTGGGTGTCTCTTCAAACCTTGTACCCACTCATTTCCACCGAGGCATTAAAAGCACTTATGCCATTCTCTTCATCTTATAAATGTGAATCTGGATTTTCAGCAATGATTGGAATTAAAAGcaaatttcgaaataaactgCAACTTTCGAATTCTTTAcgtctaaaactatctgaaattgaaatgaatGTCAAGTCTATTATGGAAAATAGCAAGAAACAAGCTCATCTTTTTCACTAG